In a genomic window of Pangasianodon hypophthalmus isolate fPanHyp1 chromosome 1, fPanHyp1.pri, whole genome shotgun sequence:
- the LOC113526870 gene encoding endothelin-2, which produces MALYTFIIFSITWSAVLHEGFGLPVMNQSAGKVPQRQRTKRCSCINQLDAECHYFCHLDIIWVNTPSKTTVYGLGSPLARRRRSTGRCFCANPADQTCNAFCVHSSKNTAALLRSFSEPLQEKSELNSDLQVALENLNNADSGIEVTEGSRNNARVEFLTFLRNLLRAKSRDMKMAATARQTSLRAHKPGPR; this is translated from the exons ATGGCATTGTACACCTTCATCATCTTCTCTATCACCTGGTCTGCAGTGCTGcatgaag GGTTTGGTTTGCCTGTGATGAATCAGTCTGCGGGAAAAGTCCCACAAAGACAGCGCACCAAACGATGCTCTTGCATTAACCAGCTGGACGCTGAATGCCATTACTTCTGCCATCTGGACATTATCTGGGTGAACACACCAAG TAAGACTACTGTGTATGGGCTGGGGAGTCCACTGGCCCGACGCCGCAGATCCACAGGCCGCTGTTTCTGTGCCAATCCCGCTGACCAAACCTGCAACGCCTTCTGCGTCCACAg CTCAAAGAACACTGCTGCCCTGCTGAGGAGCTTTTCTGAACCACTGCAGGAAAAATCAGAGCTTAATTCAGACCTTCAGGTTGCCCTGGAAAACCTAAACAATGCTGATTCAGGAATAGAGGTCACTGAAGGGTCTAGGAATAATGCTCGGGTTGAATTTCTGACATTCCTCAG GAACTTGTTGAGAGCTAAATCCAGGGACATGAAGATGGCTGCTACTGCCAGGCAAACAAGCTTGAGGGCCCATAAACCAGGCCCCAGGTAA